The Lathyrus oleraceus cultivar Zhongwan6 chromosome 5, CAAS_Psat_ZW6_1.0, whole genome shotgun sequence genome includes the window GACAGTTTGTTAAGGCTTGTCCCGAGGCTACAAAATGAATCTGTTAAAAGAGAAGTTGGAAATTGGTAAAGACAACCATAAGAATTAAACAGTTTTATTGAAAGATTGAGAATAGGAGAAAGAATTTTCCCTTAAGGGTTTTTCCCCTTTACAACTCAGCCACAGCTCTAGTTACTCAATAATAACAATTCTGAATGCTGAAAAAAAACCTGCTCTGTCTAGTCTAGTAAATGCTAACAAATTCCGCCAAATGACTAGCTAATACTCTTGTTGTTCCTGTTTAATTTCCCAGTCTCTTCTATCCTAACAGAATCTGGACATCAAAAATTATGATCAATTTATCTTTATACCACATTCTTATAATGTCATGTAAAATGTGAATGTGATGTGCTTGATTATTGGTTTAATTGTTAAAATAACTTGCGTTTTAACTGCCCAGCTTTGGTTTTCTTATGTTGAAATTTACAGTCTGATAACAGGTTTGTTAGTTGGTGTGGGAGTTACCTATTTCCTTTTTTAATTGATATAAATATGCTGTCAACTGGAAGAACCAAGTGCCCTGGTGTCAAACCACCAGAACCAACCATGAATtgcatgtttgttttgtttgatttAGATATGGGTCAAAATGAGTGACACACAACTTCTATGCAACCTGACATATATGCTAAACATAGAGTCAAGTCAAAGAACTTGTTGTTACTTACGGCCAAACCAATACTATTGCTAGTTATATGGCTTCTCCCTAGATGCAATAATGAGTATGGATTACTAATTATATGCAAATGATCGGAGATTTGAACATATTTCCTTGTTTGACTGTACGAGTTCTTTGGCATCATCACTATAATATGATAATAATCTTTCCCCTGCTTCCCAACTCTCAAATCACTTTCTGCATCTGCGAAGTCCCGGCAGCTTATCAGCTGGCGAGAAAACGAAAGCAAACAACCTTCATCTTTCTATCCTCGGCAGTACTGGAGCCGTAAGGGATAGAGTAAAAACCAACATTCTTCTCGAAGTGATCCGACGACCAGAACCTCCGAGCTCTATTCGTGCAAGCCGGCCCTGAAGCAGAAATTGGGAAGTCATGGAATTCGAAATGAGCCACTGGGGAGGTTGGAGTTATCAGGAAGTAATGAGGTTTGAAATTCATCCAGCTCTCGGTGTAAACAAGGAAGACACTGTTATCACTATTCTGACAGAGGGAAGCTAGACCCTGGCCATGCCCTTTCCTCGTCGTAGTACAGTTGACTGAAAAGAGATGGAAGAAGAGATTTTTCGAAGCAGAATTCATTTACCCTTTATATTCATATGAGTATTGAAATACTCTTACGAAAGCCCAAATTGGCTGGAGTTGAGAGGGGGAAATACGTAGGTGATCCAACACCTCCTTCTCAACAGTAGTTTGAGGCAGCCTTACGCCCAGCTCTGGAAAGATGCAGTTCAGGAGCTCATTGTGTTGCTCAACAACTCTAATGCTTGGTCGTTTAGGAATTCACAAATGTCTTACTTTGATTACATAATTTTAATATTTGGTAGTTTACATCATTACAGTTTAGTGGTATGGTTGATATGAGAAGAGCAATAGGTTTAACTATTTAAATGACATGTCTCGTATTCATAGCACATATTTCATACAGTGGCAAACATTTGTTTAACTCTTGTACAGAATTAACTCAAATTTGCTAATGATTCCTGTACTTTTCCTAGGTAAATGAGATTGCTTGGAATATGACCGGCGAGATGTTTTTTTTAACAACGGGAAATGGTAAGTCATTGTTTGCTTTGTGAGTTACCTTCTCAAATATTACTCAATACCTTTTTGCTTCGATGGGTTTGTATAGAGTAGAAAAATATCTTATATTTGTTACATTCTAACCTGCTTAGGGACTGTGGAAGTATTGTCTTATCCATCTCTTCGGCCTCTTGATACCCTCATGGCTCATACAGCTGGTTGTTATTGCATTGCAATTGACTCAACTGGAAGGTATGTTTCTTGTGTTTGTTATCTTTGATCCTGCAAATTGCACTTGAATTTGCAATCAAGGTTGCGTAACTGCATATTGTCATAGAAAGTATAATGGACATAACAAATTATATATCCTCATTATATTGAGACAGACATTTCGCAGTTGGAAGTGCCGATTCCCTTGTCAGCTTATGGGTTATCTCAGAGATGCTTTGTGTGCGTACCTTTACAAAGCTCGAGTAAGTTTTCCCTAGCTTCCACGATTGTTTATTGTATTCAACTTTTGTTTTTCGAGATATAATCAGTGTTTAGCTTCTTGTGACAAATTTGGAATGTTATGTTTCTCAGATGGCCGGTCCGTACAATTAGTTTCAATCATACCGGGGACTTGATTGCTTCAGCAAGTGAAGACTTGTTCATTGATATTGTAAGTTTATACATGCCCGTTGATAAACAAAAACATTAATTAGTAAGATTGCTCAAACATAATTTGCTTGTTTGTGGCACAGTCAAATGTTCATACTGGAAAAACAGTACATCATATTCCATGTAGAGCCGCGATGAACAGTGTTGAGTGGAATCCTAAATACAATGTACTTGCGTATGCCGGTGATGACAAAAACAAGTATCAGGCTGACGAAGGTATGATCCTTTGGACATCTGCAATGTGTTATTGGATACACTAGAATCATTAGAGGCTGCTATTAAACTTGTGTGCATTTTGGTTGCAGGTGTTTTTCGAATTTTTGGGTTTGAAAATGCTTAGTGTTTACCTTGGTAGTGACGGATCGAATGATGGACAGAAGAACTCAAGGAAAAAAGATGAGATGTTTGAATATTGCTAGTTGAAAGGGTTGTGAATCTTAAGGAGATTAATTTAACTTATTTGTATCAAACTATGTGCAAAGAATGATATTTCCTGAAAATATGAAATTGGGTGGATGAAATAGcatatttatttttgtttttaagATTTTGGATAAAGTACAATTTAGTCTGCTTAAACATCAATGGTCATATAGTTTCTCTTGCTTTCTGTGTAGAGTACCTACTCAATGATTCTTATGTACTCTAAATTTTAATATTTAGATTTATTGTACTCTAAATTTTAATATTTAGATTTATTGAATAATTGATGTATATAATTTATATATAGTTCAAATATATTATTTAATCAATGAACTTAAAAGTAAAAATTAGTGGCTGACGTTTAAAGTTTTTACATATGATTTAAACGAAAATCATTTTTGAGAAAGAGAGAGTATGTTTTTACTAAATTAATCTCATAAATATATTAGAAATAATGTAGAGACCTAATTGAAAAAATAAGaattatttttaaattcaaaaatgAGACTACGATccattttaaaattaattttccTAGCTAAAACTAAAGTTATTTTGAAGAGAGGGAGTAATTTATTTGGTAACTACTCAATAGAGAGTTACAAAATAAAgtttaattattataattaaatatCAAAGTACCGTACAACATTTTTTGTTCTTCCCACACACATATTCAGAATCTCACCCTTTTAAACTTATCTACCCACGTTTCTGTGTAATAAAGTGTATGTAATAAACTTTTGAAGGAACCCCCTATAGATTTCATGGTAAGTGGTTCACACACAACCGCCATGTCATATTTATGTAACTATACATATCTTTTAAATGTCACATTCTTAAGAAAAAAACACTATTTTGAATTGTCACTGGTAAAATTTAAGATAATACTGTATTTttgttaaaattatttttaaataaatattatagagagaaaagtaaaataaataattaaaaatattaaaaataaaaaaattattaaataaaaagtaattttcttatatatatatatatatatatatatatattatatatatatatatatatatatatatatagaagagagagagagagagagagagagagagagagagagagagagagaggagagagagagagagagagagagagagagagagagagagagagagagagagagagagagagagagagagagagagagagagagagaagagagagagagagagagagagagagagagagagagagagagagagagagagagagagagagagagagagagagagagagagagagagagagagagagagagagaggagagatagagagagagagagagagagagagagagagagagagagagagagagagagagagagagagagagagagagagagaatagagagagagagagagaagaaggagagagagagagaggagagagagagataaggagagagagagagagagagagagagagagagagagagaggagagagatagagagagagagagagagagagagagagagagagagagggagagagagaggaaggagagagagagagagagatattaattgttatgcactgtcagtgtaaaaaattttacactgttaatacatcacaatcatccgtttgtgTTACTTTACATGTAATTATAGAAAAAGTCAAACTTCTCTAAAATATTAATGGTTGTGATTAACTGACCGTgtaaaatctctctctctctctctctctatatatatatatatataatatatatatatatatatatatatatatatatatattcaaaaaGATAATATTTAAAAAGTATCGGAGAGGGTGGAGGGTGGGAGTAGTTGATAAGTAGAAATAAATGTTTGGGAAATGGATTCCATAATCAAATAGTAATACCATGATCTCAATCTTTTAATTTGAATAGTAAAGTCTACGAAGTTTTGAGGGTGACAAACACTTTGACGGCGATAATGTTTTTTTTCTTCCTGATTGTAGATTATCACGGTGCCTTAAGGTTTTGTTAGGATTGATGAAATCGAATGGAGGGAATCAAAATGAGATGGAGTGAAATGATATTCCATTGTTTGGATTATTTAAAATTTGATGGAGCGAAGCAGAACGGAGTGGTATGAATTCCATTTTATTCCATCACTTATCACCACATTTCTTCCCCTCCAATTTGAGCATAATGAACAATTTGCCTTATTCCATTCTAAAATTTTCAAACAGTGGAATGAAGCATTTGTTCCGCTCCATTCCGTTCCGTTTCACTCCGCTCCATTCTATTCCACTCCGTTCATTTTATAATATCCAAACATAGCCTAAGATACTTACATATTCATTGATATTTAAGTACTCTCTTCGTCCTATTTGTAATAAAAAGTGTCATAAAATAAATGATTTATTTCAATCTATAATAcaaatcaattttttttcttcattctATCATTTAATCATTACTCCATCCGTCATATAATAATTCatttatattatttattactAGTATATATAGGTAGTTcattttatcacatttttcactCCATATGCCCCACAATGATCCTTTTATAATATAACAgtaatattatttattattagTATATATAGGTAATTCATTTTATCACATTTTTTATTCCATCTAGTTGAAATTTGATCaatttattttatcttatttttaatttttaggCAAAATATAAATTTCGGTCCCTTAACTATATCTCGGGGTCCATTTTGATTCCTTAATTTTAAAAATAACCAATGTAATCCTTTAATTGTTCAAAAACACCATAAAAGTCCTTTCCGTCTATTTTGCTCAAACATCGTTTGTTTATGCACATGTGACAACTGAGTTGGCAATGAACAATCATCTTCATCGCCAACCCAAAATTTTGCCTTCAACAAGAATCAAACCATAGTCACCACAGTTACTTGGAAATGTAGCGTACCACTAGACTATATCATGTTTGCTTATTTGTTTCAcgaataaaatatatattaacAAATATCTTGGGACACTTTACTATTTTATGAGGATTGAAGTGAGGAGGCTCAAGATCATTAATCCTTTTTCAAGTCAGATATATTCAATAGTTGTTGGCAGAGCATAAATGTCTAAAGCTAAAGCTATTTCTACTACAACCATTGGTGGCTATAGCATCAATTTCTGTCTCAGCCTTTAGAGAATCATTAGAAAGTGGTACATAGTTTTCTTAGATGTTTATGAGGCACCGATAATCTTGGTCTTCATCTTAAACATTATGTTCCTGGTATAAAAGTAGCCATAACAGTCTACTGTGATGCAGGTCAGGAAGTTGGCCCATGTGATATAAGGTTCACTTGTAGGTCTTGTCTTGTGATTATAAGGCCATAAATAGGTTTCTTGGCGCTCTAAGAAACAACCTCAGGTGGctgtaattaattaattaattctaCACAATTAACAACATCTGTAGTATTTGAAGACAAGTGTAAAGAACATCAAAACGAATAAGAACAATGTTGACTCATCCATATTTTCCAAATTCCAAAAACAACAACTGTTGGAATAAGAACAATGAACTCGACGGAACAACAACTGTCGATTCCGAAAACATCTTTAACCGATTCAGATGCAAAAATATCTTTAAATCACTCATAATTTCATCAATCAAACCGATTCAGATCGAAATAGAAGACGTTGATGCTGAATCTAATCGATGACCCAAATGCAAAAACATTTTAGAATCACAACAAAAGCATTTTTGATGAATATGTTTTCTGATGAAAAATTCCGATTTACTCCAAATCTGAGTTTGGGAATAAGGAGATTTTTGATGAATATGCTTGCTGGTGAACAATCCCCCATAATAAAAGCATTTATGGGTTTGGGAATATGCTTTATGATGAACGATCCCAATAACAAAAGCAACTCAAGCAACCCGATTTACTCAAGATCTGAGTATAGGAATAAGGAGATTTTTGATGAATATGCTTTATGATGAATAATCCTCATAAAGCATTTATGTGTTTTATATTTGTTGGGTTGAATATTTTCTTTTTATAAATAATCAAGATTTCAATATATATTTAATTTGTACATTAAATCACAAAAGGTGAAATGACCTAATGGTAAAGTATCTTGCCCAATAACCAAAACGACCCTAGTTTGAATCCATGGAGAGGGGAAATTTTGGAATTTTCTTAAAGTTTTGATGACATTAGTGATGAGCATATCAACGCTAGGTATATGTCAAGTGGCCTTTTATTTTGACTTTGACTAACAGATCTAACGGAAAGGACTAACATGACACTATTTGAAGACATAAGGGACTACATTGACCCTTTTTAAAATTAAGGGACCAAAATGAACTCCAAGGTATAGTTAAGGGACCAAAAATGATATTTTTCCTAATCTTTATCTACACATTTCATTTGACAATGAACCCCGGTCAACATTAACACTTTGTCTAACTTTATATAAAATGATGGAATTCCTCCTTGTACCTAAATCAACAAAACAACCCATATTTTAGAAATACAATTCTTATCCCAAATCCACACCATAACATAAATTTTCAAAACTCTCTTTTTTTAGAAGTTGTAATTCATTGTTTTGTAGAAAGTTGTGTTTGACCGAGGTGTGTTCGACCTAGTCGAAGTAGGAGCAACCTATATTCGACAGAGTCGAATACAAATATAATACATAATGTAgtcaagggatccatgtgttctttgtttacctttgttaaacttaatTCTACAGGATTTACCAAATACACAAGGTTCACATAACTCCGGTTTTTCGACCTTGTCACCACATACCAGATTTTGTTTCAACAATTCGACAAGGCCTCTTTCACTGACATGGACAAGTCTTTTGTGCCATAGCTTAGTATTTGACACAGGTTTTGCGGATGCCACATCTGCTGAACCACTTACAACCTCATCCTCAAGGGTATACATGCTTTGTTTCTTCACGCCTCTCAAGACTTCCTTCGACCCATTCATTACCCTTTGAATACCTTTCTCTCATTTGAAAACATATCATTTCTTATCGAATTCAcgagaaatcaaatttctcttaagATTAGGTACATACCTGACATTAGTCAATAGCCTTTTTGACTaatcatggagcttgaatcttACAGATCCAATACCTATGATTTTGCAGgctttattgtttccaagcaATACTAATCCACCATCTTTATCACATATTTCCTCAAACACatctttgtttggagtcatgtgtCAAGTGCAACCTGAATCCATAATTCACTCCTTGCTAGAGTCGCTGCTTAAAATCACCAGGACATCAGATGATTCATAACCATCTTGCATAATGGATGCATTACCATTATCCTTTTCACCATGATTATCCAGCCGATTAGGGCACACCTTTCTTGTATGACCTTTACCTTTCTTTCTTAGAATGATAACACCTAATAGCAAAAGCATTACCATCATAAGAATTTTGTAGAACTTTGCCCTTCTTTCTCTCAAACCTACCACATTTCTTCAAGAATTTCTCCTTAACGAACAAACCTTCATCAACTGTCGATGGCTTATTCTCCTTTCATTTGTTCAAATCCTTAGAGTACAAGGATGATTGGACATCTTCAAAGGTCAACGAATCTCTTACATACAAGAAAGTTTCTTTGAAATGGGCACGAGACTTATGTAAAGCACACAACAACAACATGTGATCTTCATCATAAATCTTGATTTCGATATTCTCAAGATCAAGAGTCAATTTGTTGAATATATCCATCTGTTCTCAGCCAAgactttgtcttcactcatcttcAATGAATACAAAACTTGCTTCAGGTAGAGATGATTGACCAACGATTTCGTCATGTACAAACCTTCGAGTTTTATCCATACACCAATTCTAGTTTTCTCCTTCGAAATATGTCggagaaccttatcaccaagTCTCAATATAATGGCGTTGCGGGCTTTACCGATCATCGTTGTCCTCTCTTTCTCTGTTAGGGCAACATCCATCTTCTCTGATCCTTTCAACGCTTCTAACAAATCCTATTGAACGAGTAAGTCTTGCATCCTCAAGTGCCACAAACCAAAATCATTCACACCGGTGAATTTCTtaatctcatactttgttgacgTCATCTTCTTCTCCATACTCACCGCACCAATTTGTTGTAAATTGATGTCGTCAAGAACAAATCAAAATATGAGaaagattgagtttcttgaacaaacACAAGAAACCCTATTAGGATTTCATGAAACAAGATTGATTATAATTGTTTTACTATTCACTTTCTCAATTAGGATTCAAAGATTACAAGTAAATATCAACAATCAAAACTCCTCTCAACAACCTGAGAGAACTAGTTTATTTATAGACTACTAAACTAACTTAAGCTACAAGCTAACTTAAATAATTGGGCTAAACAAACAGAtccaattcgacatgctaacaatcctagcattTTCGTCAACTGTATGCTTGAGCATACTTCGAGTACAACATATAGGGTCAGCATGTGAGCAGACTTCGGCTTCATGCTAAACCTTTGTCAAACCAAGAAGTTACCCTTGTCAAGGCTAGAGTTCGATCCAAATTTTCACAGTATATTTGCTTGATATTTGAAACATTTAGAGGTCTTTTCTGTTTTAAAGATGCGAGTATGTTTTTTCGACTCTACCATGTTTAATGTCATGTCCGAAACAAGTTATCTCTCCTCCGGCACAAGGTGACATACAATGGGATGACTGACTAACTTTTCATTCAAGGCATGATTATGTATATCGAAAATCACATTAAATTTCCATATCTCAACCGCCATACGGTATCCGCGCAATTTAAACGGACACTCACATTTTCTCGATTTAGTGTCATCTTGTTTCGTCTTCCTAATATTTGGTTGGTACGTGCCACTTCTTTCACATATCATTATTACAACTGTTTGTCTTCTCTCTGAACAATTGTCGGACCTTCCAATTATAACCCTAAATCCCAAATTTTGTGCCTCCCTACAGACCCGTTGTAGCATATGTTCACGAACAACAAACACTTCTTTATTTGTAAGTTGTGCACGAACATCTACCTCATCAACATCATCATTCGCTTCATCCGGTTTAACACCATCATTCACTCTATCTGGTTTAACATCACACTTCACTTCGACCGGTTTAACATCCACACTCACAATAGTTTGGAAAACATATCGAGGTGCACCATATTTATTACCACCAATAACAGAAAAACATGTTAAAAATCAAACTAATAGGACAATCCAGAGGCGCACATCCAAACCACACCTAAATTTATTTGAAGATGAATATCCAGATTCAACATCCGTTTTTCAGCTCATAAACAAGATAAATGTAAGAAATGAAGGGATAAAATAAATGATATTTACATGCAATTCCAACTTGTTATGCTCCCTTTGAAGTGATGAAATACAAGAAAGATGTTTTGTTGTTGAAAAGCTGACTGAGAAGGTCGTGTTTTATCAAATTTCACGTTTCCAAGTATGCGTATTGGGAAATATCAATGAATGCAAAAGGTACttcgaagatgcatcttcggatACACCTAAATATTATATAGAGATGCATCCTCTGAccataatttttttttctaaaacTAGGGTGAAACTCATAAATCAGAAGATTGATGTGATTTTAGATATTCAAGGATGTGGAAGGCACCATCAAAGATGAAAATGACATTTCTCTAAAATGTGTTGATTTCAAGAGATTATGCTGAGCTCCTTATAAGTGGCTGGTCTGAAATTAAACAAGATGTGTAAAGCCCAATAAGTAGCTAGGTAACCCAAAAGAAAAGGAAGAACAATTAAGTTTCTAATATCCCAATAACCTTGAGGTTAGATTGTATAGAGGTTAAAAGTAAAAGACTTGTGGTCCAAAACTTTTAGTGAAGACAAACCTTTTACTTTTTAACCTCTCTCCTTGGGGTATATACAATCTACCCACCTACGAGACCGGTTATAGCTTTCTCGAATAAATTGACAGTTCAAGTCAAATATCCTTAATATGCTTATGGATAGAAGAACTGTTGGCAATATGTCACACCAAGACATCACATTTCCTGTTCAGCAACTTAGTCATTACATGGATTTATCGAAGGGACATGGATTTAACTACCAAACAAGTAGTTCAAAAATCCACTTAGAATTGAATAAGAACCTGTGGTAGAATATTAATAGTCAACACAAATTTTTCCATTCCCTTCTATGGCAAGTTACATGTTATTTAGATGCCTAATGACCAATAAATATAATAAACTACAAAATGAGTTAAAGAATGAATAGCCTTTATTTCCTAAGATTAGATATTACAGTTATAGCATTACAAAATGAATCAAAATTGAAGCCGCTCGCAGCATAAATACAGCTGCAGTATTCACAAAATTGAAGCAGCTGGCAGTACGTACAAACAGCTGCATTAGTGTTCACAAGATTGTATCAAAATTGAAGCAGCTGAGTATAACAACAACAGCATTAGTAGTTCAGAGAACTTGTAATGTTCAAAAAATGAATCAAAATTGAAGCAGCTCGCAGTATCATAGCTGCATTACAGTGCTTACAAAATTGTAGATGCCAATGCACACAAGAGGTGTTGCATCATAACAGAATCACGCTCTTGCAGAATCTCTAGTCAGTATTCACAATGACACATATTCATCAATGCTCTTGCAGAATCCCTGTCTCCATAGATAATGCTTCACTCCCATCCTTGCTAAATTTGTAGTTTACATTGAAACCTCTTGAGGCCATTTTTTGTGCTTCAAAAGGGCTTTCTAAAATCGGACCAACAATGCTTCATTCCTTTAGCAGAGGCTGAAATTCCATAAAATACTAAACcttaaaaaaaaatctcaaaatagCAAATACCATAAATGAAGgaaaaaaaaacttttgtttaCCATAATCATTAACAATGAACAAATCCAAGCTCTCCATcattatcatcaacatcatccTCATCATCCTCACAAGCCACATAGAACAAACTTGGAAGCAGGAAAAACCAAACCTGTAAAACAAACAAGACAAACAGTAATCAAATACCGAGAAAACCAAGTAACCACCTTCCATTTAATCTCAACACTCGAACTCTTCATCCTCTTCCCATTCAAACCCAACTCCTTCGACAAATCAAAGCTAGCACCTTTCATCCTCAACTCCTGAATACACCTCCCAAC containing:
- the LOC127084658 gene encoding THO complex subunit 3, which produces MEEKYSFKNLHSREYSGHKKKVHSVAWNCIGTKLASGSVDQTARIWHIEPHHGHGKVKDIELKGHTDSVDQLCWDPKHPDLIATASGDKTVRLWDARSGKCSQQAELSGENINITYKPDGTHVAVGNRDDELTILDVRKFKPIHRRKFNYEVNEIAWNMTGEMFFLTTGNGTVEVLSYPSLRPLDTLMAHTAGCYCIAIDSTGRHFAVGSADSLVSLWVISEMLCVRTFTKLEWPVRTISFNHTGDLIASASEDLFIDISNVHTGKTVHHIPCRAAMNSVEWNPKYNVLAYAGDDKNKYQADEGVFRIFGFENA